DNA sequence from the Patescibacteria group bacterium genome:
GGCGCCGCCCACCGCGGGGATGCGGGTAAATACTCTCTGCCAGAGCTGGACTGACATCCACGCGCCCGAGGCAAGGGCGATGAGGAAGAGCATCGCAAATTGCTTCCGTTCTTGGGCGTTAAGGACGCGAAAAAAATAAGTGAATTGCTTGAGGGAAGGAACACGGCGTCCGGAGAGCTGCTGGATAAGCATGTGATCAATCGTCGCGCTGGTATGCTGGCGCAACGACCCCAAGACTCGGCGCACGCCAGAGGCAAGAGCAGTTCCTACCCGTCGTAGGTAATTGCGTTTCATTCTTAGAGAATTGATTATTGGAGAGAGACTTAGACGTTGGCTTCGATGAGGATCCTGACAATCCCCACTATGAAGAAGAGGACCGCGGTCACCACGGTGGCGATGAAGATGAATTTTTCCGCGCCGCGCCGTACGCCGTACACCTCGCCTGATCCGCCAAACGCCATGCCCATGCCGCTTCCGCGCTGCTGGAGCAATACCTCAATGATAAGGAGGACCGCCAATATGGCCTGCACAATACTGAGCGTATTGTTCATAACAACAAGAGGAGTATAACACGCACACGTTTAGGCGCCGTAAAAAAATAACATATCCAACCTATTGACATTATAGTTCCGGAAAACAAGGCCAAACCTTGTAGTTAAAAGAAATGTTATTTTTTAAGCGCCCTTAAGGAAGTGCGTGAATATCACACTAAATAGAAGATTCTGAATAACGAGAGAATTGTGACATATCTACCCTATCACAAAACACCCCAATGCGTCAAATGCTTGATGAGGATGAACGCCTTGCGGCTGCCGATTAGGGCGCTTAATTCTTCGCGGGAAACGCGCCGCAGGGCTTCCACCGATCCATAGGTGGTAAGGAGCAGTTGTCTGGTTTTGGGGCCGATGCTTGGGAGCGCGTCAAGGCGCGAGAGAGTGAGCTGTTTCGCATGGCGGCTGCGGTAGTGAGTGATAGCGAAACGGTGCGCTTCATCGCGCACGCGGTCAAGGAGGAGGAGCGCGGGGCTGGAGGGAGGTAGTTTAATGATCGTTCGGATTTCTCGTTGCAAAACACGCCAGTCGTTCGGACTGCCCGCAGAAAAAGACGCGGTTGACTTCCCCAGCGAGGAAGTCACCGCTCGGCTCTCGGCTTCGCTCGCCCCGCCCGGCGGGGCGCCATGCCCGCGAAGCCTCCGAGACGCTTTTTCTTTCGGGCGATCCTCACTGAAGGAGTTGAGTGTGGATGGTTTTGTAACGGTAATCCTCTCTCTCGTGAGTGTAAAAATTGTCTCACCCGCGCGCGGTTTTCTTCCTCGCCCCTTTGCAAGGGAGAGGAGAGGGATGTCGAGCGCATATTCGGCAAGCACCGCGTGCGTTGCATTGAGTTGGGGCACGCCGCCGTCAATGACAATAAGGTCGGGCAACGGCCATTGGTCAGTTTGTCGGTTTGTCGGTTTGTCAGTTGCCAGTTTGTGAGTGGATGAGTGTCTGCGTAAATCCGCACTTGATCCGCGTTGACTTGCCTGCGCAGGCGGGTCTGCGACACTATGGGAGAGGCGGCGGCGGAGGACTTCGGCAAGCATCGCAGGATCATTGCTTCCTGTGACTGTTTTGATGACGAACCGCCGGTAGGCGGAAGGGTGGAGGACGCCCTGCGCGAGCACGGTCATGGCGCCGACCGCATACGATCCTTGGATATTGGAAATGTCATAGGCTTCAATGCGCGCGGGGGGGAGAGGAAGATGCAGAAGATTTTGGAGCGTCTCAAGGCTCTCGCGCGCCTGCGCAGACGCGCGCGCTTCGATGCCGCCGCGGCGCATCAGTTCTTGGCGCGCATTTTCCTGACCCATCAAGATAAGCTTTTTCTTTTTGCCGCGTTTGGGGACTGCCACCATAATGCGCCCGGGGAGCGGCGAGAGAAGAGGAAGCGCGGTGTATACTTGCGGCGGAATGTCGCCAGTGCGGGCATAGTAGAGGCTGATAAACGCTTCGAGCGCTTCCTGTTCATTGGCGCCTTCTGCGTGGGCAAGGGGGAATAGGAGCCGTTCAGTGAGCGCGCCGTCACGGATTTTAAAAAGGTTTACCATGAAATGCGCGCCCTCGCGCGCCGCGCTCATGATGTCATAGGATTCCCTTTTTACGCTCACGATGGATTGGCGGGCGGTGATGGCACGCAGCGCGGCGATTTGGTCCCGCAGTTTTGCCGCAGATTCATATCGTCGCTCATCCGACTCCCTCTGCATCTGACTTTTGAGTTGCGCAATAAGCGTGCCGTAATGCCCGCGGAAGAAGGGGAGCATGCGGCGGATGATGCGCGTGTAGTGGGCAGGGCTCACGATGCCGACGCAGGCGCCGGGGCAGCGGCCGAGGTGGTAATTGAAACAAGGGCGAGAAGGGGGATGTGGTGAAGGCAGAGCACGATCGTTCGCGGCCACACGATTTTCTTGCTGCGGAACTCGATAGTCCGCTCGGGCTATTCTTGGTGAAACACGCCAGTCGTTCGGACTGCCCGCAGAAAAAGACGCGGTTGACTTCCCCAGCAAGGAAGTCACCGCTCGGCTCTCGGCTTCGCTCGCCCCGCCCGGCGGGGCGCCATGCCCGCGAAGCCTCCGAGACGCTTTTTCTTTCGGGCGATCCTCACTGAAGGAGTTGAGTGTGGAGGGTTTCATGAGAATATCCCTAGCTGAGGGAAAAGTATTTCGTCCGCCTATGCGAGAAGGGGAAGAGAAGGAAGAGGGTGGTTCGGTGCAGTACGGGAAGATGCGTTTGGCGAGGCGGAGCGCGGTGTAGGCGTGGCGCGCGGAAGTGTAGGGGCCGAAGAGAATGGAGTGCGAGCGCTTGGGGAGCAAGGGGCGGCGCACGGTAGAGACGTCAGCCCACGCGCGGTCGAAATCGAATTTTATATAGACGTAGGATTTATCGTCCGCGAGTATGATGTTATAGGGCGGATGGTGGCGTTTGATGAGTTCTGCTTCAAGAAGCAGCGCTTCGGTTTCATTGGACACGAGTATCGTTTCGAGAGAGGCGATGCTGTTCACCATGAGCTGCTTTTGGGGAGAAAGTTTAAGCGAGGGGGCGACGGTCTTTTTTGTCACGCGGAAATAGGAGCGGACGCGGCTGAGTAACCGTTTCGCCTTGCCGATATAGAGAATATTCCCCTTCCCATCTCGGAAAAGATATACCCCCGGGCGAGGGGGTAGGGTGCGCAATTGGTCAAGGAGGCTCTTTGGTGGCATACTTACCTTATAACGCGTTTCAATCTTCCGCGTGCTTCTGCGTAATAATCAGCGTTCTTCCGCTTCTAATCTTCATAGAAGCAGACCCACCTGCCAGCGCCTTTGATTATGAGCACACTGTAGTATGATTATAGGTTTAGCGTCACGGTCGCATCTCATATCAGGGGATAGGCCATGGCGGGCAGGTATACGCAGAAAGTTAGGCAGATTTACGCAGATATTGAATTACGAATCATAGTGTAACCATTTAACTTTAACGCCTTATGGACATTAAAACAATCATGACCAAAAATGTAATTTCCTGTAATCTCGAAACCACGGTGGCGGAGATTGCGCGCTTGCTTTTTGACCACAACCTCACGGGGATGCCAGTGGTGGATAAGGCCGGGAAAGTGGTCGGTATTGTGACAGAGTATGACCTCATGAGCAAGAATATGGGGGTGCATATCCCCACCTATATGAGGCTTCTTGAATCGTTGGGGCAGAGCGAGGTGGGCACGAGGATTCGGGACGAGCTTGAAGCGATCTTG
Encoded proteins:
- the secG gene encoding preprotein translocase subunit SecG, which encodes MNNTLSIVQAILAVLLIIEVLLQQRGSGMGMAFGGSGEVYGVRRGAEKFIFIATVVTAVLFFIVGIVRILIEANV
- a CDS encoding excinuclease ABC subunit UvrC, with amino-acid sequence MPPKSLLDQLRTLPPRPGVYLFRDGKGNILYIGKAKRLLSRVRSYFRVTKKTVAPSLKLSPQKQLMVNSIASLETILVSNETEALLLEAELIKRHHPPYNIILADDKSYVYIKFDFDRAWADVSTVRRPLLPKRSHSILFGPYTSARHAYTALRLAKRIFPYCTEPPSSFSSPSRIGGRNTFPSARDILMKPSTLNSFSEDRPKEKASRRLRGHGAPPGGASEAESRAVTSLLGKSTASFSAGSPNDWRVSPRIARADYRVPQQENRVAANDRALPSPHPPSRPCFNYHLGRCPGACVGIVSPAHYTRIIRRMLPFFRGHYGTLIAQLKSQMQRESDERRYESAAKLRDQIAALRAITARQSIVSVKRESYDIMSAAREGAHFMVNLFKIRDGALTERLLFPLAHAEGANEQEALEAFISLYYARTGDIPPQVYTALPLLSPLPGRIMVAVPKRGKKKKLILMGQENARQELMRRGGIEARASAQARESLETLQNLLHLPLPPARIEAYDISNIQGSYAVGAMTVLAQGVLHPSAYRRFVIKTVTGSNDPAMLAEVLRRRLSHSVADPPAQASQRGSSADLRRHSSTHKLATDKPTNRQTDQWPLPDLIVIDGGVPQLNATHAVLAEYALDIPLLSLAKGRGRKPRAGETIFTLTRERITVTKPSTLNSFSEDRPKEKASRRLRGHGAPPGGASEAESRAVTSSLGKSTASFSAGSPNDWRVLQREIRTIIKLPPSSPALLLLDRVRDEAHRFAITHYRSRHAKQLTLSRLDALPSIGPKTRQLLLTTYGSVEALRRVSREELSALIGSRKAFILIKHLTHWGVL
- a CDS encoding CBS domain-containing protein; translation: MDIKTIMTKNVISCNLETTVAEIARLLFDHNLTGMPVVDKAGKVVGIVTEYDLMSKNMGVHIPTYMRLLESLGQSEVGTRIRDELEAILRTTAREIMTDKAVTVRPDSTVESAALIFSEQRINPLPVVDKAGTLVGIVSRADIVKLFKKK